A DNA window from Oscarella lobularis chromosome 8, ooOscLobu1.1, whole genome shotgun sequence contains the following coding sequences:
- the LOC136189959 gene encoding general transcription factor IIH subunit 4-like — protein MDLLSYVEALPSAVLDHLYGNPWACMGIFRSLPYLSRIYIMRTLFAEQEIPDSVIAAWPTSQGRSEHERALVQLQRLRIWNEETLPGGRTSMTLNETFRSNLRKALSGASESAGGNWGPFSVPSAPPTQGSDRHVRDIAFLDKYAKERWESVLHYMVASPGAAAAVSRDVVILLHRAALIVLKENSASQPSITPAGFQFLLLDSASQVWSLLLNYMDSNKSQLSDLAEILEFLLQLSLTTLGNDYTTEGLSQVQLTFLQHLREIGLVYQRKRKSKRFYPTRLGVKFLMATAINEENGGDDLDEEEKQPQQHDRFLVAETNYRVYAYTESALQIALVALFCDMQYRLPGLACGIITRESIGQALVNGITSKQIVNFLRTRAHPEMIRRRRRNNLPIVPSALTDQIRLWELERDRLRFSQGVLYNQFLTAHDFQLLRDYASDLGVLLWEHAQKRYVVVTKEGHNQVKQFWRRQKSD, from the exons ATGGATCTTCTTTCGTACGTCGAAGCACTTCCATCGGCCGTGCTAGATCATTTGTACGGCAATCCGTGGGCGTGCATGGGAATATTTCGTTCGTTGCCTTACCTTTCGCGAATCTACATCATGCGCACGCTTTTCGCCGAACAAGAGATCCCAGACAGCGTTATTGCAGCGTGGCCCACGTCGCAAGGTCGCAG CGAACACGAACGAGCTCTCGTTCAATTACAACGTCTTCGAATTTGGaacgaagaaacgcttcCAGGCGGTCGAACGTCGATGACACTCAATGAAACGTTTCGTTCTAACTTACGAAAGGCTTTGAGCGGCGCTAGCGAGAGCGCTGGCGGCAATTGGGGCCCCTTTTCTGTTCCATCGGCACCGCCCACGCAAGGAAGCGATCGACACGTACGGGACATTGCCTTCTTAGATAAATACGCTAAAGAACGATGGGAATCCGTTCTTCACTATATGGTTGCAAGTCCtggagcggcggcggctgtcAGTCGTGACGTTGTCATTCTCTTGCATCGTGCTGCTTTAATTGTattgaaagaaaattcgGCTAGTCAACCTTCTATTACTCCAGCTggatttcaatttcttcttttggaTTCGGCTAGTCAAGTGTGGAGTCTTTTGCTCAATTACATGGATTCTAATAAA tcTCAACTTTCTGATTTGGCTGAGAttctcgaatttcttcttcaactcagTCTAACGACGCTAGGAAACGATTACACGACAGAAGGATTGTCTCAAGTTCAATTGACATTTCTGCAACATTTACGAGAAATTGGACTCGTctatcaaagaaaaagaaaatcaaaacgatTTTATCCAACTCGACTTGGCGTGAAATTTCTCATGGCAACAGCGataaatgaagaaaatggaggTGATGATTTGGATGAGGAGGAGAAACAGCCACAACAACACGATCGTTTTTTGGTTGCAGAAACGAATTATCGCGTTTACGCTTATACGGAATCAGCTCTTCAAATTGCACTTGTAGCACTCTTTTGTGACATGCAATATCGTCTTCCTGGCTTAGCTTGTGGCATTATTACGCGAGAGAGTATTGGACAAGCGCTTGTCAATGGAATTACGTCAAAACAAATTGTGAATTTTTTACGCACGAGGGCTCATCCCGAAATGATTCgtagacgtcgacggaataATTTGCCTATTGTTCCGTCGGCTCTGACCGATCAAATACGATTGTGGGAATTGGAAAGAGATCGTTTACGATTTTCTCAAGGTGTCTTATATAATCAATTTTTAACGGCTCACGATTTTCAATTGCTTCGCGATTATGCGTCGGATTTGGGCGTTCTTTTGTGGGAACACGCTCAAAAGCGATACGTTGTTGTGACGAAAGAGGGTCACAATCAAGTGAAGCAGTTTTGGAGAAGACAGAAAAGTGACTGA
- the LOC136189939 gene encoding NADPH oxidase 5-like isoform X1: MQVVVGSTRLPRGVSFIQVKPRTPLSFLATNGSLSIDGAATKKVCAGGGQQQLHTPAAICQQKAVQWFRTNFIRVGKRGSMTLKDFKKAARETEGFAENLFELFDTDHSGWVSLQELVGGMAKLASRDSHKKIVKWFEQQFALVSGEDLQLQLYEFKKALQIKGFSERFFQLVDLDGSGKITFNELMRSIDKLTCLDRDAKWLSWFEQQFSLVAGSDRQIGLSEFKKALHVKESFFAERFFHLFDKDGNGSISLQELMAGLGVLTSGSDTDKLRFLFEVYDVDGTFVCTFDVIISPFLCVGNGCIEPQELRVVLKSCMDESRLKFSDDKLDELTRALFEDADADGSGAISFEELKAELDKHPGVQENLTISAANWLRPPPPSSPKSFSTFLPHYLTLKYMRNNLRVVVTVILFFLINAGLFACNSYLYRDSGTFVSIARGCGMCLDFNSVLMIVLMLRKFLTWLRGTRLAPYLPLDQHIEFHKAVGILIAIYSIGHCLAHFINIGIIVTKPNSTDHYWEYLFTTKKDFGWVNGSAGISGLVLCVILTIMIVCSQPCIRRKGYFEVFYWSHMLFAFWYILLILHAKHFWKWFVVPGLLYACERIMRSKWVKLVQYGRTYIKEGILLPSKVTHLVISRPPGFNFQPGDYIFIQIPEIAKYEWHPFTISSCPEQSDVIWLHIRSVGTWTNRLYKFFEKHNERHKKVSIRLNLPKEPLSRATIGARRGERSAKTVATRRHLSADRRPWTGQSWTSGLSLQSVAVDSPSRQFNDDDDDDETELHPLSPVQQQEKEERRQQGAPPPPPSLVYTNDNDESNVAAAAATATTTNGFLSPPPLHTPYKERCQSAISRGQDFSHMFSPPTIINVDVDPDDDDDGGENSTKRRVEVYMDGPYGTPSGHIFQAEHAVLIGAGIGVTPFASILQSIITRYRQAKQRCPKCNHAFSGDIPSSVMRLKKVDFYWINRDQHSFEWFVSLLSQLEIEQMEQDGTFDRFLEMHMHMTSALKKTDMKAIGLQMALDLIHKKEKRDLITGLKTRTEAGRPDWNKVFETIDRDKRGKVTVFFCGSPALSRTLKSKCDQFGFEFRKENF, encoded by the exons CGAGAATCTCTTTGAACTCTTTGACACAGATCACTCGGGATGGGTGAGTCTACAAGAGTTGGTGGGAGGCATGGCAAAGTTAGCAAG TAGAGACAGTCACAAGAAAATTGTCAAATGGTTTGAGCAACAATTTGCTCTCGTCAGCGGCGAAGACTTGCAATTGCAACTTTACGAATTTAAAAAGGCGTTGCAAATAAAAGGC TTCAGCGAACGATTTTTTCAGCTCGTCGATTTAGATGGCAGTGGAAAAATAACGTTCAACGAGCTAATGCGAAGTATTGACAAATTAACTTG TTTGGATCGAGATGCAAAGTGGTTGTCATGGTTTGAACAGCAATTTTCTCTCGTTGCTGGATCGGATCGTCAAATTGGATTGTCTGAATTTAAGAAGGCGTTGCACGTTAAAGAG TCATTTTTTGCcgaacgattttttcatctttttGACAAAGATGGAAACGGCAGTATCAGTCTGCAAGAACTCATGGCTGGTCTCGGAGTTCTTACATCTGGTTCCGATACAGACAAGTTACGCTTTCTATTTGAAGTCTACGATGTTGACGGTACGTTTGTGTGtacgtttgacgtcatcatctcaCCTTTTCTTTGCGTAGGAAATGGATGCATTGAGCCCCAAGAGCTGAGAGTCGTTCTCAAATCGTGCATGGACGAAAGTCGTCTAAAATTCAGCGACGACAAATTAGACGAATTGACTCGG GCATTGTTTGAAGATGCGGACGCCGATGGAAGTGGTGCAATCAGCTTCGAAGAACTAAAAGCAGAATTAGACAAACATCCTGGAGTACAGGAAAATCTGACGATAAG TGCGGCGAATTGGCTGCGACCTCCGCCTCCTTCCTCTCCCAAATCGTTTTCAACGTTTCTTCCTCACTATCTGACGTTGAAATACATGAGAAATAATTTGCGAGTGGTCGTCACtgtcattctttttttcctgatCAACGCAGGACTTTTCGCTTGCAATTCGTACTTGTATCGAGACTCGGGAACGTTCGTTTCGATAGCGAGAGGATGCGGAATGTGTCTCGATTTCAACAGCGTTCTCATGATTGTTCTCATGCTGAGAAAATTCTTGACGTGGCTACGAGGAACTCGATTGGCTCCCTATCTTCCTCTCGATCAACACATTGAATTTCACAAAGCGGTCGGAATTCTTATTGCAATTTACAGCATAGGTCATTGCCTCGCTCACTTTATTAATATCG GAATAATCGTGACAAAGCCAAACTCTACGGATCACTATTGGGAATATTTGTTTAcgacaaaaaaagattttgGGTGGGTCAATGGATCGGCGGGAATATCAGGATTGGTGTTGTGCGTTATTTTGACGATCATGATTGTCTGTTCGCAACCGTGCATTCGAAGAAAAGGATATTTTGAA GTTTTCTATTGGAGCCACATGCTCTTTGCTTTCTGGTATATTCTTCTAATACTCCATGCAAAGCATTTCTGGAAATGGTTCGTCGTTCCCGGTTTGTTGTACGCGTGCGAAAGAATCATGCGGTCGAAATGGGTCAAACTCGTTCAATACGGGAGAACGTACATAAAGGAGGGCATTTTACTTCCCTCCAAG GTGACTCATCTTGTTATTTCGCGACCACCTGGCTTCAATTTTCAGCCGGGAGACTACATCTTTATCCAAATTCCTGAAATAGCAAAATACGAGTGGCATCCATTTACCATTAGCAGTTGTCCCGaacaaagtgacgtcatctggcTGCACATTCGCTCAGTCGGAACTTGGACAAACAGACTAtataaattttttgaaaagcaTAACGAACGTCATAAAAAAGTGAGCATTCGTCTCAACTTACCAAAAGAGCCGCTATCACGAGCAACAATTGGAgcaagaagaggagagagaagtGCAAAAACAGTTGccactcgtcgtcatctttcaGCAGACAGACGACCGTGGACAGGACAAAGTTGGACGTCAGGACTTTCGCTTCAGagtgtcgccgtcgactcgcCGTCACGTCAAttcaatgacgacgatgacgacgacgaaaccgaaCTTCATCCTCTTTCTCCCGTCCAacaacaagaaaaagaggagcgAAGACAACAGGGGGCCCCGCCTCCACCGCCGTCATTAGTTTATACAAATGACAACGACGAGTCGAAtgtagcggcggcggcggcgacggcgacgacaaccAACGGCTTCCTTAGTCCTCCTCCGTTGCACACTCCCTACAAAGAACGATGTCAATCGGCTATATCGCGAGGACAAGACTTTTCTCACATGTTCAGTCCACCAACTATTATAAATGTTGACGTCGATccggatgacgacgacgacggcggcgaaaattcgacgaaacgtcgcgtcgaagttTACATGGACGGTCCGTATGGAACTCCGTCTGGACACATATTTCAAGCTGAACATGCCGTCTTGATTGGAGCCGGAATTGGTGTGACGCCATTTGCGTCGATTCTTCAAAGTATCATCACTCGTTATCGTCAAGCGAAACAACGTTGTCCCAAGTGCAATCATGCCTTTAGTGGCGATATTCCGTCGTCTGTAATGAGATTGAAAAAGGTTGATTTCTATTGGATTAATAGAGATCAACATTCTTTTGAATGGTTTGTCAGTCTTCTAAGTCAATTAGAAATCGAACAAATGGAACAAGACGGCACGTTCGATCGCTTTCTCGAAATGCACATGCACATGACGTCAGCTCTCAAAAAAACTGACATGAAAGCAATTGGACTTCAAATGGCCCTCGATCTCATTCacaaaaaggagaaacgcGATCTCATTACTGGACTAAAAACGAGAACAGAGGCGGGGCGTCCCGACTGGAATAAG gTGTTTGAAACTATTGATCGAGACAAGAGAGGAAAAGTGACCGTCTTTTTCTGCGGATCACCGGCTCTCAGTCGAACTTTGAAAAGTAAATGCGACCAATTCGGATTCGaatttagaaaagaaaactttTGA
- the LOC136189949 gene encoding nephrocystin-1-like, with the protein MSRKRSVIVVEQAQGDALSHAVGELNEQYDDLMKVGKGNDAFLARCVEVDEAINVQLERVYRLTQDDDPTPLADFSDRKRQEIKRLNKLHEIVQTFLKTSTQPSSTIEQETNEMMLPPNPIEKGEEESVLTGDDDETYFEDDDDEEEEEEEEEDSQGEDVENEKVFDEAECLADFVSEQEGDLCFQIGELLYIIDNSRDDGWWLAENERGEQGMIPSNYIRVIERKRQKHSSKRGAKTAEAVQPSSSRSNALWDKLKSSMVQPSLASVLRQMGAVPSGFRSSTLGPLIGEEGSDYSLSSWLTPKLSKSHLSFRDLHWDHATNKLRSSPVAVTRAFSLLAANYIPSLTPASGLTVLSRHVRIALFNRNKVLSNVHTVRAVCLSKDIQTWKFSPKVQQGYPSTAYDADCVARIDTMSTDIMILFELCFTYEKKDTGERGEMSCGWASLHLFESGGRPVVNRTVELPVHGGTPYESGIELNPGGAGARIAAAAAAATATASVSATTGGGGGRGAGRSQSSSHNSSTKRRSNFFRGNRTPKLYVKLQHLKRNVLEVCNTLPHILIAPVSYLPFLSYSRYIMADELLRDRPNEQDARPICSPILSILLQSVNYPDIMDVLREKWKEEHKALKRSQKRNVEDIKRLFRRILIECIYPIVQYSDLPDVVWGDEEREQERLETIESVKTFTALDWFANSEICHKPFQMSELTYHLTSDDALTM; encoded by the exons ATGTCGCGTAAAAGAAGCGTTATAGTCGTCGAACAGGCTCAAGGAGACGCTCTTTCGCATGCT GTGGGCGAGCTCAATGAACAGTACGACGACCTGATGAAAGTAGGAAAGGGAAACGACGCCTTTCTTGCTCG aTGCGTAGAAGTGGACGAAGCGATTAACGTTCAATTAGAACGAGTCTATCGATTGACACAA GATGACGATCCCACTCCTCTTGCCGACTTTAGCGATAGAAAACGTCAAGAAATTAAAAGACTCAATAAATTGCACGAAATTGTTCAAACTTTTCTCAAGACGTCAACACAACCTTCTTCAACAATCGAACAAGAAACAAATGAGATGATGCTACCACCTAATCCAAtagagaaaggagaagaggaaagtGTGCTAACtggagacgatgacgagacCTATtttgaagatgatgatgacgaagaagaagaagaagaagaagaagaagattctcaaggagaagacgttgaaaacgaaaag gttttTGATGAGGCTGAATGTCTTGCTGACTTCGTTTCAGAGCAGGAAGGAGATTTATGTTTTCAAATCGGCGAGTTGCTCTACATAATTGACAACAGTCGAGACGATGGTTGGTGGCTCGCCGAAAATGAGCGTGGCGAACAGGGAATGATTCCAAGCAATTATATTCGA GTgatagaaagaaagagacaaaaaCATTCCAGTAAAAGAGGAG CTAAGACGGCAGAAGCTGTTCAACCATCGTCATCGAG ATCGAATGCGTTGTGGGACAAATTGAAATCATCAATGGTTCAA CCGAGTCTTGCAAGCGTACTTCGTCAAATGGGCGCCGTTCCAAGTGGATTTCGATCGTCCACGCTTGGACCACTCATTGGAGAAG AAGGTTCCGACtattctctttcgtcgtgGCTTACTCCAAAATTAAGTAAATCTCATTTGTCATTTCGAGATCTTCATTGGGATCACGCAACGAATAAA CTTCGCTCTTCTCCTGTTGCTGTAACGCgagctttttctcttctcgctGCCAACTACATTCCTAGTCTAACTCCAGCCAGTG GATTGACTGTGCTCAGTCGTCATGTACGCATTGCACTATTCAATCGAAACAAAGTGCTGAGCAACGTTCACACCGTACGTGCCGTGTGCCTTTCAAAAGACATTCAAACGTGGAAGTTTTCACCAAAG GTGCAACAAGGATATCCGTCGACAGCATATGATGCCGATTGCGTAGCAAGAATTGATACAATGAGCACAGACATAA TGATTCTATTTGAACTCTGCTTTACGTATGAGAAAAAG GACACCGgtgaaagaggagaaatgTCATGCGGATGGGCTAGCCTTCATCTATTTGAGTCTGGCGGGAGACCGGTTGTCAATAG AACGGTAGAGCTCCCCGTTCACGGTGGAACACCATATGAAAGCGGAATTGAGCTCAATCCGGGAGGGGCAGGGGCACGaatagcggcggcggcggcggcggcgacagcaACAGCATCCGTCTCAGCAACgactggcggcggcggcggcagagGTGCAGGCCGGAGCCAATCAA GTAGTCACAATTCAAGTACAAAGAGACGATCCAACTTTTTCCGCGGAAATCGGACGCCAAAACTTTATGTCAAGTTGCAACATTTGAAGCGAAATGTTTTGGAAGTGTGCAa CACTTTGCCACACATTCTCATTGCTCCAGTAAGCTACTTGCCATTTCTTTCCTATTCACGTTATATTATGGCTGACGAACTTCTACGAGATCGTCCCAACGAACAAGATGCCA GACCTATCTGTAGTCCAATTCTAAGCATTCTTCTTCAAAGCGTCAACTATCCTGACATCATGGATGTCCTTAGA gaAAAATGGAAGGAAGAGCACAAAGCTTTGAAACGATCTCAAAAG agAAACGTGGAAGACATCAAACgactttttcgtcgaattctcaTCGAATGCATCTATCCCATCGTCCAGTATTCCGACCTTCCAGATGTGGTATGGGgtgacgaagaaagagaacag GAACGACTTGAAACAATTGAAAGCGTCAAGACATTCACCGCCTTAGATTGGTTTGCGAATTCGGAAATTTGCCACAAACCGTTTCAAATGAGCGAACTGACCTATCACTTGACGTCAGACGACGCATTGACAATGTAA
- the LOC136189939 gene encoding NADPH oxidase 5-like isoform X2 encodes MQVVVGSTRLPRGVSFIQVKPRTPLSFLATNGSLSIDGAATKKVCAGGGQQQLHTPAAICQQKAVQWFRTNFIRVGKRGSMTLKDFKKAARETEGFAENLFELFDTDHSGWVSLQELVGGMAKLASRDSHKKIVKWFEQQFALVSGEDLQLQLYEFKKALQIKGFSERFFQLVDLDGSGKITFNELMRSIDKLTCLDRDAKWLSWFEQQFSLVAGSDRQIGLSEFKKALHVKESFFAERFFHLFDKDGNGSISLQELMAGLGVLTSGSDTDKLRFLFEVYDVDGNGCIEPQELRVVLKSCMDESRLKFSDDKLDELTRALFEDADADGSGAISFEELKAELDKHPGVQENLTISAANWLRPPPPSSPKSFSTFLPHYLTLKYMRNNLRVVVTVILFFLINAGLFACNSYLYRDSGTFVSIARGCGMCLDFNSVLMIVLMLRKFLTWLRGTRLAPYLPLDQHIEFHKAVGILIAIYSIGHCLAHFINIGIIVTKPNSTDHYWEYLFTTKKDFGWVNGSAGISGLVLCVILTIMIVCSQPCIRRKGYFEVFYWSHMLFAFWYILLILHAKHFWKWFVVPGLLYACERIMRSKWVKLVQYGRTYIKEGILLPSKVTHLVISRPPGFNFQPGDYIFIQIPEIAKYEWHPFTISSCPEQSDVIWLHIRSVGTWTNRLYKFFEKHNERHKKVSIRLNLPKEPLSRATIGARRGERSAKTVATRRHLSADRRPWTGQSWTSGLSLQSVAVDSPSRQFNDDDDDDETELHPLSPVQQQEKEERRQQGAPPPPPSLVYTNDNDESNVAAAAATATTTNGFLSPPPLHTPYKERCQSAISRGQDFSHMFSPPTIINVDVDPDDDDDGGENSTKRRVEVYMDGPYGTPSGHIFQAEHAVLIGAGIGVTPFASILQSIITRYRQAKQRCPKCNHAFSGDIPSSVMRLKKVDFYWINRDQHSFEWFVSLLSQLEIEQMEQDGTFDRFLEMHMHMTSALKKTDMKAIGLQMALDLIHKKEKRDLITGLKTRTEAGRPDWNKVFETIDRDKRGKVTVFFCGSPALSRTLKSKCDQFGFEFRKENF; translated from the exons CGAGAATCTCTTTGAACTCTTTGACACAGATCACTCGGGATGGGTGAGTCTACAAGAGTTGGTGGGAGGCATGGCAAAGTTAGCAAG TAGAGACAGTCACAAGAAAATTGTCAAATGGTTTGAGCAACAATTTGCTCTCGTCAGCGGCGAAGACTTGCAATTGCAACTTTACGAATTTAAAAAGGCGTTGCAAATAAAAGGC TTCAGCGAACGATTTTTTCAGCTCGTCGATTTAGATGGCAGTGGAAAAATAACGTTCAACGAGCTAATGCGAAGTATTGACAAATTAACTTG TTTGGATCGAGATGCAAAGTGGTTGTCATGGTTTGAACAGCAATTTTCTCTCGTTGCTGGATCGGATCGTCAAATTGGATTGTCTGAATTTAAGAAGGCGTTGCACGTTAAAGAG TCATTTTTTGCcgaacgattttttcatctttttGACAAAGATGGAAACGGCAGTATCAGTCTGCAAGAACTCATGGCTGGTCTCGGAGTTCTTACATCTGGTTCCGATACAGACAAGTTACGCTTTCTATTTGAAGTCTACGATGTTGACG GAAATGGATGCATTGAGCCCCAAGAGCTGAGAGTCGTTCTCAAATCGTGCATGGACGAAAGTCGTCTAAAATTCAGCGACGACAAATTAGACGAATTGACTCGG GCATTGTTTGAAGATGCGGACGCCGATGGAAGTGGTGCAATCAGCTTCGAAGAACTAAAAGCAGAATTAGACAAACATCCTGGAGTACAGGAAAATCTGACGATAAG TGCGGCGAATTGGCTGCGACCTCCGCCTCCTTCCTCTCCCAAATCGTTTTCAACGTTTCTTCCTCACTATCTGACGTTGAAATACATGAGAAATAATTTGCGAGTGGTCGTCACtgtcattctttttttcctgatCAACGCAGGACTTTTCGCTTGCAATTCGTACTTGTATCGAGACTCGGGAACGTTCGTTTCGATAGCGAGAGGATGCGGAATGTGTCTCGATTTCAACAGCGTTCTCATGATTGTTCTCATGCTGAGAAAATTCTTGACGTGGCTACGAGGAACTCGATTGGCTCCCTATCTTCCTCTCGATCAACACATTGAATTTCACAAAGCGGTCGGAATTCTTATTGCAATTTACAGCATAGGTCATTGCCTCGCTCACTTTATTAATATCG GAATAATCGTGACAAAGCCAAACTCTACGGATCACTATTGGGAATATTTGTTTAcgacaaaaaaagattttgGGTGGGTCAATGGATCGGCGGGAATATCAGGATTGGTGTTGTGCGTTATTTTGACGATCATGATTGTCTGTTCGCAACCGTGCATTCGAAGAAAAGGATATTTTGAA GTTTTCTATTGGAGCCACATGCTCTTTGCTTTCTGGTATATTCTTCTAATACTCCATGCAAAGCATTTCTGGAAATGGTTCGTCGTTCCCGGTTTGTTGTACGCGTGCGAAAGAATCATGCGGTCGAAATGGGTCAAACTCGTTCAATACGGGAGAACGTACATAAAGGAGGGCATTTTACTTCCCTCCAAG GTGACTCATCTTGTTATTTCGCGACCACCTGGCTTCAATTTTCAGCCGGGAGACTACATCTTTATCCAAATTCCTGAAATAGCAAAATACGAGTGGCATCCATTTACCATTAGCAGTTGTCCCGaacaaagtgacgtcatctggcTGCACATTCGCTCAGTCGGAACTTGGACAAACAGACTAtataaattttttgaaaagcaTAACGAACGTCATAAAAAAGTGAGCATTCGTCTCAACTTACCAAAAGAGCCGCTATCACGAGCAACAATTGGAgcaagaagaggagagagaagtGCAAAAACAGTTGccactcgtcgtcatctttcaGCAGACAGACGACCGTGGACAGGACAAAGTTGGACGTCAGGACTTTCGCTTCAGagtgtcgccgtcgactcgcCGTCACGTCAAttcaatgacgacgatgacgacgacgaaaccgaaCTTCATCCTCTTTCTCCCGTCCAacaacaagaaaaagaggagcgAAGACAACAGGGGGCCCCGCCTCCACCGCCGTCATTAGTTTATACAAATGACAACGACGAGTCGAAtgtagcggcggcggcggcgacggcgacgacaaccAACGGCTTCCTTAGTCCTCCTCCGTTGCACACTCCCTACAAAGAACGATGTCAATCGGCTATATCGCGAGGACAAGACTTTTCTCACATGTTCAGTCCACCAACTATTATAAATGTTGACGTCGATccggatgacgacgacgacggcggcgaaaattcgacgaaacgtcgcgtcgaagttTACATGGACGGTCCGTATGGAACTCCGTCTGGACACATATTTCAAGCTGAACATGCCGTCTTGATTGGAGCCGGAATTGGTGTGACGCCATTTGCGTCGATTCTTCAAAGTATCATCACTCGTTATCGTCAAGCGAAACAACGTTGTCCCAAGTGCAATCATGCCTTTAGTGGCGATATTCCGTCGTCTGTAATGAGATTGAAAAAGGTTGATTTCTATTGGATTAATAGAGATCAACATTCTTTTGAATGGTTTGTCAGTCTTCTAAGTCAATTAGAAATCGAACAAATGGAACAAGACGGCACGTTCGATCGCTTTCTCGAAATGCACATGCACATGACGTCAGCTCTCAAAAAAACTGACATGAAAGCAATTGGACTTCAAATGGCCCTCGATCTCATTCacaaaaaggagaaacgcGATCTCATTACTGGACTAAAAACGAGAACAGAGGCGGGGCGTCCCGACTGGAATAAG gTGTTTGAAACTATTGATCGAGACAAGAGAGGAAAAGTGACCGTCTTTTTCTGCGGATCACCGGCTCTCAGTCGAACTTTGAAAAGTAAATGCGACCAATTCGGATTCGaatttagaaaagaaaactttTGA